From a single Nitrospinota bacterium genomic region:
- a CDS encoding YifB family Mg chelatase-like AAA ATPase yields the protein MLARVLSSAVLGIDAHPVEVEVNLSPGLARFDTVGLPDAAVKESRDRVKAAIVNSGFVFPSRRIVVNLAPADMRKEGSSFDLPIALGIIAASGLVSQDDLEGYVVLGELSLDGSVKGIKGALPIAAGFQGRSGLRGLVLPAISATEAAVVEDVAVYPVATLTEAVDFMLGNRSVERARSGVEPESAQVERPPMDFADVKGQPSAKRALEVACAGGHNVLLIGPPGAGKSMLAKRLPTILPAMSLEEAIEATKVHSVAGLTRSNGALITRRPFRAPHHTISDAGLIGGGTIPMPGEVSLAHHGVLFLDELPEFRRNVLEVLRQPMEDGVVTIARAAMTLTYPAHILLVGAMNPCPCGYLTDPRRACLCTPKQIANYRARLSGPLLDRIDLQIEVPPVAYRDLATEAQDEPSAAIRARVEEARDRQRRRFSDSSTHCNGQMAVQELKAACRLDEPSQALLEAAVTRLGLSARAYDRILKVSRTIADLAGAEDIGAEHIAEAIQYRSLDRSG from the coding sequence ATGCTCGCCCGGGTGCTATCGAGCGCCGTGCTGGGGATTGACGCCCATCCCGTGGAGGTGGAGGTGAACCTCTCCCCGGGGCTGGCCCGCTTCGACACGGTGGGGCTGCCCGACGCGGCGGTGAAGGAGAGCCGTGACCGGGTGAAGGCCGCCATAGTCAATTCCGGCTTTGTCTTCCCTTCTCGACGGATCGTCGTGAACCTCGCCCCGGCGGACATGCGAAAGGAGGGTAGCTCCTTCGACCTTCCCATCGCCCTTGGGATTATCGCCGCCTCTGGCCTTGTCTCCCAGGATGACTTGGAGGGCTACGTCGTCCTGGGCGAGCTTTCGCTTGATGGGTCGGTCAAGGGCATCAAAGGAGCGCTGCCCATTGCCGCGGGCTTCCAGGGAAGATCGGGTCTGCGCGGCCTGGTGCTCCCGGCGATCAGCGCCACCGAGGCGGCGGTGGTCGAGGATGTGGCCGTCTACCCGGTGGCGACACTCACCGAGGCGGTGGACTTCATGCTCGGCAACCGGTCCGTCGAAAGGGCCCGCTCCGGTGTCGAGCCCGAATCCGCCCAGGTGGAGAGGCCGCCTATGGATTTCGCCGATGTCAAAGGCCAGCCTTCGGCCAAGAGGGCCCTGGAGGTCGCCTGCGCGGGCGGGCACAACGTTCTGCTTATCGGCCCGCCGGGGGCGGGCAAGAGCATGCTGGCAAAGCGCCTGCCGACGATCCTTCCGGCCATGAGCCTGGAAGAGGCGATCGAGGCTACGAAAGTCCATTCCGTAGCGGGCCTGACCCGGAGCAATGGCGCCCTCATCACGCGGCGGCCGTTTCGCGCGCCGCACCACACGATCAGCGATGCAGGGCTCATCGGCGGGGGGACCATTCCCATGCCGGGCGAGGTCTCCCTCGCCCACCACGGGGTTCTCTTCCTCGACGAGCTTCCCGAGTTTCGCCGAAACGTCCTTGAGGTGCTCCGCCAGCCCATGGAGGACGGGGTAGTCACCATCGCCCGGGCCGCAATGACGCTCACCTACCCGGCCCACATCCTGCTGGTGGGGGCCATGAATCCCTGCCCGTGCGGGTATCTGACCGACCCCCGGCGTGCATGTCTCTGCACGCCCAAGCAGATCGCGAACTACCGCGCCCGCCTGTCGGGCCCCCTTCTGGACAGGATCGACCTCCAGATCGAGGTCCCCCCGGTGGCTTACCGCGACCTGGCCACCGAAGCCCAGGATGAGCCTTCGGCGGCCATCCGTGCCCGTGTCGAGGAGGCCAGGGACCGCCAGAGGAGGAGATTTTCCGACTCCTCGACCCACTGCAACGGCCAGATGGCGGTCCAAGAGCTCAAGGCTGCCTGCCGTCTGGACGAGCCCTCGCAGGCCCTCCTCGAGGCCGCTGTGACGCGGCTCGGGCTTTCGGCCCGCGCCTACGACCGCATCCTGAAAGTCTCCCGGACCATAGCCGACCTCGCAGGCGCCGAGGACATCGGGGCCGAGCACATCGCCGAGGCAATACAGTACCGGAGCCTCGACAGGAGTGGATGA
- a CDS encoding tetratricopeptide repeat protein, whose amino-acid sequence MLIVELKRRNSAREGNGGDREVRDLMPGGAFAHYNLGVSYLKRGRYEEALEALKVAVHLKLDDADAYMHLGKAYGGLDRNEEAVEAYKVAMQLKPDYAEAHYNLGLAYGLLGRYEEAQAECSEAVRLEPDDAEAHASLGVAYIGLGRNEEAVEAHREATLLEPDNSRAHYGLGVACLGLGRDDEALEALKEAIRLKPDHAETHYFLGLVYAKLGDREAAMGEHAVLEELNQDMADRLVEHL is encoded by the coding sequence TTGCTGATCGTAGAACTAAAGCGCCGCAACTCGGCCCGCGAGGGCAACGGCGGCGATAGGGAGGTACGAGACCTCATGCCTGGGGGCGCCTTTGCGCACTACAATTTGGGAGTCTCGTACCTGAAGCGCGGCCGCTACGAAGAAGCGCTTGAGGCCCTCAAAGTCGCGGTCCACCTCAAGCTCGACGATGCCGATGCCTACATGCACTTGGGGAAGGCCTACGGGGGCCTCGACCGAAACGAGGAGGCGGTCGAGGCGTACAAGGTGGCAATGCAGCTTAAGCCAGACTACGCCGAGGCCCATTACAATTTGGGGCTCGCCTACGGCTTGCTTGGCCGGTATGAAGAAGCGCAGGCTGAATGCAGCGAGGCCGTCCGCCTTGAGCCCGACGATGCCGAGGCGCACGCCAGCCTGGGGGTCGCTTACATCGGCCTTGGCCGCAACGAAGAAGCGGTGGAGGCCCACAGAGAGGCAACCCTCCTGGAGCCGGACAATTCCAGGGCCCACTACGGTTTGGGAGTAGCCTGCCTCGGCCTCGGCCGCGACGACGAGGCGCTCGAGGCTCTCAAAGAGGCGATCCGCCTGAAGCCCGACCACGCAGAAACCCACTACTTTTTGGGCCTGGTCTACGCAAAGCTCGGAGACCGCGAAGCGGCGATGGGTGAGCATGCCGTTCTCGAAGAGCTGAACCAGGATATGGCTGACAGGCTTGTCGAGCACTTGTAA
- a CDS encoding tetratricopeptide repeat protein translates to MRDFIYFPYEAGLPFIKAVRRRRPWSGVDELYDAPPASAEQVLHPERFLVTPDPPRRVRWPAVPGALRGRWRRLDANTLGEFGAYLLVKPFAADEIEALEAAAGWGGDRYLVLEEVEGAGRAVALVAFVWDTERDAEEFVEAYRRGAAARPSTEASASGFGGLSWKARRAQGLGVIERRGDRVLILEGVPPKDLEAFRSLGWSAEVAPPPAGGSPPTMGLARRERFRLVAEAHWKRGDLKQAALAAREAVSLSASDAEARYLLGSILTVEEATFAEGIDHLTHATVVEPSLGPAHFELGRHMKDLGLADEALTHLSRAHAIMPDHRPAGVAYAALLLEAGEAGAASRVLQPWAESRGRDPELLTILGRTALGRGDRKAARRHLTAALRLSPSSFANHLAFGALEREEGHIKAAEKHLKQASALEKEGTAALVALGDHYRSRGLKDKAEANYRAAVERDPDVPAPAAALGQLALSAGDRNAAAAWFTRALVADPRWRPALEGLKAVRSRQGRPVKRLETLLDRQIAVDEAVRKSVRAGRICFEKGLLKRARQQFEKAVRLDDEHPGAWVGLGLVHEREERIGMASSSYLNALASPDSLPPAVSDRLLQWVAARRPPGAFRPILRRFLHAADDGERQRAALTMGALGDRQVVPLLIDHLERRYPPPVKAALVEALGRLGDPAARQPLERLGSTTRNDAVRAAVQRALERLQGSQAR, encoded by the coding sequence ATGCGGGACTTCATCTACTTCCCCTACGAGGCGGGGCTGCCCTTCATCAAGGCCGTCCGTCGGCGGCGGCCCTGGAGCGGGGTCGACGAGCTCTACGATGCGCCACCCGCTTCGGCCGAACAGGTGCTCCACCCGGAACGCTTCCTAGTGACCCCCGACCCGCCGAGGCGTGTTCGATGGCCCGCCGTGCCAGGAGCGCTAAGGGGCAGGTGGCGACGACTCGATGCCAACACCCTCGGGGAGTTCGGAGCCTACCTTCTGGTGAAGCCGTTCGCGGCCGATGAAATCGAGGCGCTGGAGGCGGCCGCCGGATGGGGAGGCGACCGCTACCTCGTATTGGAAGAGGTGGAGGGGGCGGGCCGGGCCGTCGCTCTTGTGGCATTCGTTTGGGACACAGAGCGGGACGCAGAAGAGTTCGTCGAGGCCTATCGGCGCGGAGCCGCCGCCCGTCCGTCCACGGAGGCGAGCGCGTCAGGATTCGGCGGTTTGTCATGGAAGGCCCGTAGAGCCCAGGGCCTGGGCGTCATCGAGCGACGGGGCGACCGGGTGCTCATCCTCGAAGGGGTCCCACCGAAGGACTTGGAGGCCTTCCGGTCCCTAGGCTGGTCTGCCGAGGTAGCCCCCCCGCCAGCCGGCGGCTCCCCGCCGACGATGGGCCTGGCCCGCCGTGAGCGCTTCCGCCTGGTGGCCGAGGCGCACTGGAAGAGGGGCGATCTCAAGCAGGCGGCCCTCGCTGCTAGAGAGGCCGTTTCCCTGTCGGCCTCAGACGCCGAGGCCCGCTACCTCCTGGGCTCCATTCTTACAGTGGAGGAGGCCACCTTCGCCGAGGGCATCGACCACCTAACGCATGCAACCGTCGTGGAGCCCTCCCTGGGGCCGGCCCACTTCGAGCTCGGCCGCCACATGAAGGACCTGGGCTTGGCCGACGAAGCCCTAACACACCTCAGTCGCGCCCACGCCATCATGCCCGACCACCGGCCGGCGGGCGTGGCTTACGCGGCGCTCCTTCTTGAGGCTGGTGAGGCCGGGGCCGCAAGCCGGGTCCTCCAGCCCTGGGCCGAAAGCCGAGGGCGGGACCCTGAGCTGCTCACAATCCTGGGCCGGACGGCCCTGGGCCGGGGCGACAGGAAAGCCGCCAGGCGACACCTCACGGCCGCCCTGCGCCTAAGCCCCTCCTCTTTCGCCAACCACCTGGCGTTCGGGGCCCTCGAGCGTGAGGAGGGCCACATCAAAGCCGCCGAGAAGCATCTCAAGCAGGCCTCGGCCCTGGAAAAAGAGGGGACGGCCGCCCTGGTCGCCCTGGGTGACCACTACCGAAGCAGGGGGCTAAAGGATAAGGCCGAGGCGAATTACAGAGCCGCCGTCGAACGCGACCCTGACGTGCCGGCCCCGGCGGCCGCCCTCGGACAGCTCGCCCTCTCCGCAGGCGACCGTAACGCCGCCGCGGCCTGGTTCACCCGGGCCCTGGTCGCCGACCCCAGGTGGCGACCCGCCCTCGAGGGCCTAAAGGCCGTCCGTTCGCGGCAGGGGCGTCCTGTGAAGCGTTTAGAGACTCTCTTAGATCGACAAATCGCTGTGGACGAGGCCGTCCGGAAGTCCGTCCGGGCAGGGCGGATCTGCTTCGAGAAGGGTCTCCTCAAACGCGCCCGCCAGCAGTTTGAGAAAGCGGTCCGCCTGGACGATGAACACCCCGGGGCGTGGGTAGGGCTCGGGCTCGTTCACGAACGCGAGGAGCGCATAGGAATGGCATCATCGTCGTACCTCAATGCGTTGGCTTCGCCCGATTCCCTCCCGCCGGCCGTCAGCGACCGGTTGCTCCAGTGGGTGGCCGCCAGGCGGCCCCCTGGGGCCTTTCGGCCCATCCTGAGGCGGTTTCTCCACGCGGCCGACGACGGGGAGCGCCAGCGGGCCGCCCTAACGATGGGGGCCTTGGGCGACAGGCAGGTGGTCCCGTTGCTCATCGACCACCTGGAGCGCCGCTACCCCCCGCCCGTTAAGGCGGCGCTGGTCGAAGCTCTCGGGCGATTGGGCGACCCGGCGGCCCGCCAACCCCTGGAGCGGCTTGGCTCCACTACCCGGAACGATGCGGTCCGCGCGGCCGTCCAAAGGGCGCTGGAGCGGCTACAGGGATCCCAAGCCCGATGA